From the Leifsonia sp. AG29 genome, one window contains:
- a CDS encoding SMP-30/gluconolactonase/LRE family protein, which produces MSIVNTEGVGVGRAIAGIRSGASWRAIGSSVAAAVVAVGLIAAAPATTASAESRNEAAQAVTIDGANAFPESVASDGRFVYTTSIADGTVYRGRLGAPTLEPFLRGGEDGRTQATGVKIAGDRLLVAGGFTGRFFIYTSTGKLVGSYSVPDTGEKTLVNDEAIAPDGDVYITDSFRAVVYRIPAAQVQALPGDTHRTLQVAYRLPDYISGQSNGNGIVMGPDGRSLIIGYWYSGALYRLDLATGGIRKISAPALPSADGIVRQGNTLYIARSVDNEITTVRLSADDTGTVVSERTFTGADTTTGVAIAHDRLLVTNSQMDTYLFGTPLTSRVFSLEELPLH; this is translated from the coding sequence GTGTCAATTGTCAATACCGAAGGTGTCGGTGTCGGCCGCGCCATCGCGGGCATCCGATCCGGTGCCTCATGGCGCGCTATCGGCTCTTCCGTCGCCGCGGCGGTTGTCGCCGTCGGCTTGATCGCGGCCGCGCCGGCGACCACCGCATCGGCAGAATCCCGTAACGAGGCCGCTCAGGCGGTGACGATCGATGGCGCGAACGCCTTCCCGGAGAGCGTCGCCTCCGATGGCCGCTTCGTTTACACCACGAGCATCGCCGACGGCACCGTCTACCGGGGCCGCCTCGGCGCGCCGACCCTCGAACCCTTCCTTCGCGGGGGCGAGGACGGCCGCACGCAGGCGACCGGGGTCAAGATCGCCGGCGACCGCCTCCTGGTGGCCGGCGGGTTCACCGGTCGCTTCTTCATCTACACGAGCACCGGGAAGCTCGTAGGCTCCTACTCCGTCCCGGACACCGGCGAGAAGACTCTCGTGAACGACGAAGCCATCGCCCCCGATGGGGACGTGTACATCACTGATTCCTTCCGGGCGGTCGTCTACCGCATTCCCGCAGCCCAGGTTCAGGCGCTCCCCGGGGACACGCACCGGACCCTCCAGGTCGCCTACCGGCTGCCGGACTACATCTCGGGCCAGTCCAACGGCAATGGCATCGTCATGGGTCCGGACGGCCGTTCCCTGATCATCGGCTACTGGTACTCGGGCGCCCTGTACCGGCTCGACCTGGCCACCGGTGGAATTCGGAAGATCTCCGCCCCTGCGCTGCCGAGCGCCGATGGCATCGTCCGGCAGGGGAACACGCTGTACATCGCCCGCTCGGTCGACAACGAGATCACAACCGTGCGGCTCTCCGCCGATGACACGGGCACCGTCGTCTCGGAGCGGACGTTCACCGGAGCTGACACGACCACCGGCGTGGCCATCGCACACGACCGGCTGCTCGTCACCAACTCCCAGATGGACACTTACCTCTTCGGCACCCCGTTGACGAGCCGGGTGTTCTCCCTGGAGGAGCTCCCGCTGCACTGA
- a CDS encoding SDR family oxidoreductase, with translation MTIMVTGASGQLGRRVVENLLAQGVSAGEIIATGRDVGRLHQLAERGVLTRAVDFSDPAGLQSALTDVDRLLLVSTTTVGERFDNHRRVIDAARACNVRRIVYTSTLNAGSARMRLADEHWKTEQYLRASGTPFTILRNGWYLENYTSQLESILRSGVIVGAAGTGTVAGASRDDLAAAAAAVLTGDGHDGETYELGGHGFTLHALADIIAAETGLPIEYHDLPVAAFARTLAEAGLPAELAEVLADADAGLSRGELATESRDLERLLGRTPVTARAAVRDALRAA, from the coding sequence ATGACGATCATGGTCACAGGCGCAAGCGGACAGCTCGGACGCCGGGTGGTCGAGAACCTGCTCGCCCAAGGCGTCTCAGCGGGTGAGATCATTGCGACCGGTCGCGATGTCGGGAGGCTGCACCAGCTCGCGGAGCGCGGAGTCCTCACGCGAGCTGTGGATTTCAGCGACCCGGCCGGGCTGCAGAGCGCACTGACGGACGTCGACCGGCTCCTCCTGGTCTCCACGACCACGGTCGGAGAACGATTCGACAACCATCGTCGGGTGATCGACGCCGCGCGGGCATGCAACGTCCGCCGAATCGTCTACACGAGCACACTCAACGCGGGTTCCGCGCGGATGCGGCTCGCGGATGAGCACTGGAAGACGGAGCAGTACCTGCGAGCGAGCGGCACGCCCTTCACGATCCTCCGCAACGGTTGGTATCTGGAGAACTACACCAGCCAGCTTGAGTCCATCCTCCGAAGCGGAGTCATCGTCGGGGCCGCGGGCACAGGAACGGTGGCAGGCGCCTCGCGCGACGACCTCGCCGCCGCCGCGGCCGCCGTACTGACCGGAGACGGGCACGACGGCGAGACCTACGAACTCGGTGGCCACGGATTCACGCTCCACGCCTTGGCGGACATCATCGCCGCCGAGACCGGCCTTCCGATCGAGTATCACGATCTCCCCGTCGCCGCTTTCGCCAGGACCCTCGCAGAAGCGGGCCTCCCCGCCGAACTCGCCGAGGTCCTCGCCGACGCGGACGCGGGGCTCTCCCGAGGCGAGCTCGCCACCGAAAGCCGCGATCTGGAGCGCCTCCTCGGCCGGACCCCCGTGACCGCCCGGGCAGCCGTCCGAGACGCACTTCGCGCCGCTTGA
- a CDS encoding MerR family transcriptional regulator, whose amino-acid sequence MRIGDLARRTGASVRSLRYYEQQGLLVSERSPSGQRLYCEEAVERVEFVQRLLAAGLSSATILQLLPCVDAPSSDNSAAALERMAHERVRLSERIADLIATRDALDEAMDRARRLQPASLTG is encoded by the coding sequence ATGCGGATCGGAGATCTCGCGCGCCGCACGGGCGCGAGCGTGCGCTCACTGCGGTACTACGAACAGCAGGGACTGCTCGTGAGCGAACGGAGCCCCAGCGGTCAGCGCCTCTACTGCGAAGAGGCGGTGGAGCGGGTCGAATTCGTCCAGCGACTTCTCGCGGCCGGCCTGTCGAGCGCCACGATCCTCCAGCTGCTTCCGTGTGTCGATGCTCCGAGCAGCGACAACTCCGCGGCCGCGCTCGAGCGTATGGCCCACGAGCGGGTGCGCCTGTCAGAGCGAATCGCTGACCTCATCGCCACCCGCGACGCGTTGGATGAAGCCATGGACCGCGCTCGCCGGCTGCAGCCGGCTTCGCTCACGGGGTGA
- a CDS encoding alpha/beta hydrolase has protein sequence MTYTFAVDPQNLFEERTRQFANLGLNAADIAAVRSRVTDMWSDQPGGWVYEWSRLAERYSERGDHLAASLAYGCAKFPSLATDSRRTAIADQVREYEAASPDFPVVFERHVLRLDSSGIAIDVPVHVLTPPDATDQTPVLIASGGIDTWKLDLHQMLIALSQASNARIVAFDHPGVGELTDTPLTPTSYKIVDQIVGYARTLTRGRVGHFGLSFGGYFSASSGLRGVVDAAIVLGGPVTLRSFGEQNLAGLLFGMEGILGNALGFDHAPSTAELTRAASGLALDDLLIEQNQSRMLVVNGDADVHVPPSDAHIFEGRDRTTVSLIRGAGHCAIDKMDELMPILTTWTRHALAGAPFTP, from the coding sequence ATGACCTACACCTTCGCTGTGGACCCGCAGAACCTCTTCGAGGAGCGCACCCGGCAGTTCGCCAACCTCGGCTTGAACGCTGCAGACATCGCCGCCGTGCGATCGCGTGTCACCGACATGTGGTCGGATCAGCCCGGCGGGTGGGTGTACGAGTGGAGCCGCCTAGCCGAGCGATACAGCGAACGGGGCGATCATCTCGCGGCCTCCCTCGCGTATGGTTGCGCCAAGTTCCCGTCCCTGGCCACCGATTCCCGGCGCACCGCCATCGCCGACCAAGTGCGGGAGTACGAGGCCGCATCACCCGACTTTCCCGTTGTCTTCGAGCGGCACGTTCTCCGACTCGACAGTTCCGGAATCGCGATCGACGTGCCGGTTCACGTTCTCACCCCGCCGGACGCCACGGATCAGACCCCGGTCCTCATCGCCAGCGGCGGAATCGACACGTGGAAGTTGGACCTGCATCAGATGCTGATCGCCTTGAGCCAGGCATCGAACGCCCGGATCGTCGCGTTCGATCACCCCGGCGTCGGCGAACTCACCGACACGCCGCTGACGCCTACCTCGTACAAGATCGTCGACCAGATCGTGGGCTACGCGCGAACGCTCACCCGCGGTCGCGTGGGACACTTCGGTCTGAGCTTCGGCGGATACTTCTCGGCCTCCAGCGGGCTCCGCGGAGTCGTCGATGCAGCGATCGTGCTCGGCGGCCCCGTCACCCTCCGGTCGTTCGGAGAGCAGAACCTGGCGGGCCTGCTGTTCGGGATGGAAGGCATCCTGGGCAACGCGCTCGGATTCGATCACGCCCCGTCCACCGCTGAATTGACCCGAGCGGCCTCCGGACTCGCGCTGGATGACCTGCTCATCGAGCAGAACCAGAGCCGGATGCTCGTGGTGAACGGCGATGCCGATGTCCACGTGCCCCCGTCCGACGCGCACATCTTCGAGGGGCGCGACCGCACGACGGTCTCATTGATCCGCGGGGCCGGTCACTGCGCCATCGACAAGATGGACGAACTCATGCCCATCCTCACGACCTGGACTCGGCACGCGCTGGCGGGAGCGCCGTTCACCCCGTGA
- a CDS encoding LysR family transcriptional regulator — MTADLSQWRTFVAVAEQGSISKAASTMRIDQPALSRSLRRLERDIGGALFQRGASGVQLTELGSALLPEAVELVAAADALAARAAEVVRSSTSRVRVGTLEYHPFSAALASTQRKLATEHPPVVLELAHLPRLGHAQALRTREIDLGFSLMMPEDLDADDFFAYQVIREERRLYAILPADHPLSGEDSLAPALLSGTPLILPDPKDNAGAYEQILSALTDAGYEAGAPVRVNRSLTDALQDVALGAGWTVAAGGVARNPMPGTVAVPLPSGILAGVHLVALWRAASEDRTVRSVVHTFRAELQSRRDERS, encoded by the coding sequence ATGACCGCCGACCTCTCACAGTGGCGAACGTTCGTCGCGGTCGCTGAGCAGGGCAGCATCAGCAAGGCTGCGTCGACGATGAGAATCGATCAGCCGGCGCTGAGTCGTTCGCTGCGTCGACTGGAGCGGGACATCGGGGGTGCGCTGTTCCAGCGCGGTGCTTCCGGCGTTCAGCTCACGGAGCTCGGCTCCGCGCTCCTGCCGGAGGCCGTCGAGCTGGTCGCGGCCGCTGACGCTCTGGCGGCACGTGCCGCCGAGGTGGTTCGTTCGTCGACGAGTCGGGTACGGGTCGGCACGCTCGAATACCATCCGTTCAGCGCAGCGCTGGCGTCGACTCAACGGAAGCTAGCCACCGAGCATCCGCCGGTGGTCCTCGAACTCGCCCATCTGCCCCGGTTGGGTCACGCCCAAGCTCTCCGGACGCGCGAGATCGACCTGGGTTTCTCCCTCATGATGCCGGAGGACCTGGATGCCGACGACTTCTTCGCCTACCAGGTGATCCGTGAGGAGCGCCGGCTGTACGCCATCCTTCCCGCGGATCACCCGTTGAGCGGCGAGGATTCTCTTGCGCCGGCTCTGCTCAGCGGGACTCCGCTGATCCTGCCTGATCCCAAGGACAATGCCGGCGCCTACGAGCAGATACTGTCCGCCCTGACCGACGCGGGGTACGAGGCCGGCGCGCCGGTCCGGGTGAACAGGAGCCTGACGGATGCGCTCCAGGACGTGGCACTCGGTGCCGGCTGGACGGTTGCTGCCGGGGGAGTCGCTCGCAATCCGATGCCCGGGACCGTGGCCGTGCCGCTCCCGTCCGGGATCCTCGCCGGAGTTCACCTGGTGGCCCTGTGGAGGGCGGCGTCCGAGGATCGGACGGTCCGCAGCGTGGTGCACACGTTCAGGGCCGAACTTCAGTCACGACGGGACGAGCGTTCCTGA
- a CDS encoding NAD(P)H-binding protein, producing MKFLITGATGNVGGELVTELLDAGHQVRAYVRNPEKARQLLPEAAELAIGDLDDTAALTSAVDGVDGIFFMQTHPVPAQAQYIVDAAKAAGVSRVVVLSSIGTAIHPMPIIGAAISARDDVLRASDLDITYLKPNTLASNALWWKGTITAEGKVYDPTEPGLTSPIDPYDLARVAAAVLTQPGHEGNSYILNGPAALSAREQVETLADVLGREIEFVPVTPEQYFEVNISRGTPEPQALALKDLQELFRVGRSGVVTEDVQNLTGVAPRTFRQWAEQHRADFD from the coding sequence ATGAAATTCCTCATCACCGGAGCCACCGGAAACGTCGGCGGCGAACTCGTCACGGAGCTGCTCGACGCGGGCCACCAGGTGCGCGCCTACGTCCGCAACCCCGAGAAAGCGCGCCAGCTGCTTCCCGAGGCGGCCGAGCTCGCGATCGGCGACCTCGACGACACCGCGGCCCTCACCTCCGCGGTCGACGGCGTCGACGGGATCTTCTTCATGCAGACCCACCCGGTCCCCGCCCAGGCGCAGTACATCGTCGACGCCGCGAAGGCCGCGGGCGTCAGCCGGGTCGTGGTGCTCTCCTCGATCGGGACCGCGATCCACCCGATGCCGATCATCGGCGCGGCCATCAGCGCCCGGGACGACGTGCTGCGTGCCTCGGACCTGGACATCACCTACCTGAAGCCGAACACGCTCGCCTCCAATGCGCTGTGGTGGAAGGGCACGATCACCGCGGAAGGGAAGGTCTACGACCCCACCGAGCCCGGCCTCACCTCGCCGATCGACCCTTACGACCTGGCCCGCGTCGCCGCGGCCGTGCTCACCCAGCCCGGCCATGAAGGAAACAGCTACATCCTCAACGGTCCCGCGGCGCTCAGCGCCCGGGAGCAGGTCGAGACCCTTGCCGATGTCCTCGGCCGTGAGATCGAGTTCGTGCCGGTGACCCCGGAGCAGTACTTCGAGGTCAACATCTCCCGGGGGACCCCCGAACCGCAGGCGCTTGCCCTCAAGGATCTGCAGGAGTTGTTCCGTGTCGGCCGATCCGGCGTCGTCACCGAGGACGTCCAGAACCTCACCGGTGTCGCCCCCCGCACGTTCCGTCAGTGGGCCGAGCAGCACCGCGCCGACTTCGACTGA
- a CDS encoding SDR family NAD(P)-dependent oxidoreductase: protein MTSPNEQAPVALVTGANQGIGLETARRLAEAGCTVYVGARNPDRGTAAAAQIGARFVALDVTSDESVAAAAAQVEAEAGRLDILVNNAGITGPQVDVHDLTAAGMEEVLATNVVGYVRVIHAFLPLLERAAEPSIVNVTSGLGSLARFHDPSTIESRAGSPLYAASKAAINMLTVRYARRLPGIRINAADPGLTATALSGGMGHSVTDGTDAIIRFALGEDRHLTGHYRDREGDVPW from the coding sequence ATGACATCACCGAATGAGCAAGCTCCGGTGGCGCTCGTCACCGGGGCGAACCAGGGCATAGGGCTCGAGACCGCCCGACGCCTCGCCGAGGCGGGCTGCACCGTGTACGTCGGCGCCCGCAACCCCGACCGCGGCACGGCTGCGGCAGCGCAGATCGGCGCGAGGTTCGTCGCTCTGGACGTCACCTCGGACGAGTCGGTAGCGGCAGCCGCTGCCCAGGTCGAGGCTGAAGCCGGGCGCCTGGACATCCTCGTCAACAACGCCGGCATCACCGGTCCGCAGGTCGATGTCCACGACCTCACCGCCGCCGGCATGGAGGAGGTGCTGGCGACCAACGTCGTCGGCTACGTGCGCGTCATCCACGCGTTCCTGCCCCTGCTGGAACGCGCCGCTGAGCCGAGCATCGTGAACGTGACCAGCGGCCTGGGGTCGCTGGCCCGCTTCCACGATCCCTCGACCATCGAGTCGCGGGCCGGGAGCCCGTTGTACGCGGCCTCGAAGGCGGCGATCAACATGCTCACCGTCCGCTATGCCCGGCGTCTCCCGGGCATCCGGATCAATGCCGCCGACCCCGGGCTGACGGCCACCGCCTTGTCCGGCGGTATGGGGCACTCGGTCACCGACGGCACGGACGCCATCATCCGCTTCGCCCTCGGTGAGGACCGGCACCTGACCGGCCACTACCGGGACCGCGAAGGCGATGTCCCGTGGTGA
- a CDS encoding helix-turn-helix domain-containing protein: METLLELGPLLRTWRGRLQPADVGSPFGFASSRTPGLRREEVARLAGVSPDYVKRLEQGRAHPTAGVVYALARALRLSEAETATALRLAGHASDLRALMPRRITPSVRRLLDRLPDTPVAVFDAAWSRLDQNALWTALTGDPRGRGDREDNLVWRVFLGDPGRVRHPRPEEYRASIVADLRRVHTRYPNDSELASLVSALGQRSDEFARLWGSSAFGEHGNQRKTIDHPELGPIELDCDIVTVQGAELRLIIFTAEPGSESAEKLQLLSVIGTERISTPRPDESYAPSEVGSGE; the protein is encoded by the coding sequence ATGGAAACGCTCCTCGAACTCGGCCCCTTGCTGCGCACCTGGCGCGGCCGGTTGCAGCCGGCGGACGTCGGCTCGCCCTTCGGGTTCGCCTCCAGCCGAACGCCCGGCCTGCGGCGAGAAGAGGTCGCCAGGCTCGCGGGGGTGTCGCCCGATTACGTCAAACGGCTCGAGCAGGGGCGCGCCCACCCGACGGCCGGCGTCGTGTACGCCTTGGCCCGGGCACTCCGGCTCTCGGAAGCCGAGACCGCGACCGCGCTCCGGCTGGCCGGGCACGCCAGCGACCTGCGCGCGCTCATGCCACGGCGGATCACACCGAGCGTCCGACGGCTCCTCGACCGGCTTCCGGACACACCGGTGGCCGTGTTCGATGCCGCGTGGAGCCGCCTGGATCAGAACGCGCTGTGGACCGCCCTGACCGGCGATCCGCGAGGTCGCGGAGATCGAGAGGACAACCTGGTCTGGCGCGTGTTCCTCGGCGATCCCGGACGGGTCCGCCACCCGCGTCCGGAGGAATATCGGGCATCCATCGTCGCCGACCTGCGCCGGGTCCACACCCGCTATCCGAACGACAGCGAGCTCGCCTCACTGGTGAGCGCCCTGGGTCAGCGCAGCGATGAGTTCGCGCGGCTCTGGGGCAGCTCCGCCTTCGGCGAGCATGGGAACCAGCGCAAGACCATCGACCACCCCGAACTGGGTCCCATCGAACTCGACTGCGACATCGTCACCGTTCAGGGCGCCGAGCTCCGGCTCATCATCTTCACGGCCGAACCCGGGAGCGAGTCGGCCGAAAAGCTCCAGCTGCTCAGCGTCATCGGCACCGAGCGCATCAGCACGCCTCGACCGGACGAGTCCTACGCTCCTAGCGAGGTCGGATCAGGCGAGTGA
- a CDS encoding GlxA family transcriptional regulator, translated as MLDRQVPHRVCVLVLEGVLPLDLGIPLQVFAERPEYPYRLSVCGPRPGVIPAESGIGIAVAAGLEALDDADTVIVPGYKPPTAPLAPVVAAALSRAHDRGARIVGICYGAFALAGAGLLDGRRATTHWDAAGVLARVHPRVEVDEGVLYVDQGQVLTSAGVAAGLDLCLYMVRKDLGAKAANDIARRLVTAPRRPGGQSQYVPTASPVEIADASLDPVKAWAREHLAERLTLPQLAARANLSTRTFERRFIKETGTTPHRWLQRVRLDEARALLEDSELSVDQIADRVGLGSGSNLRLQFRSSFGTTPTAYRRTFTTALRAAEPGMTSLA; from the coding sequence ATGCTTGACCGACAGGTTCCGCATCGTGTCTGCGTCCTGGTCTTGGAGGGAGTCCTTCCTCTCGACCTGGGGATCCCGTTGCAGGTGTTCGCCGAACGACCGGAATACCCGTACCGGTTGAGCGTGTGCGGCCCACGCCCGGGCGTCATCCCCGCAGAATCCGGGATCGGCATAGCGGTGGCCGCTGGACTCGAGGCTCTCGACGATGCAGACACGGTCATCGTTCCCGGTTACAAACCACCCACCGCGCCGCTGGCGCCCGTGGTCGCAGCAGCACTGAGCCGAGCCCACGATCGCGGCGCCCGGATCGTCGGAATCTGCTACGGCGCGTTCGCGCTGGCCGGGGCCGGACTACTCGACGGTCGCAGAGCCACCACGCACTGGGATGCGGCCGGGGTCCTCGCCCGCGTGCACCCTCGCGTCGAGGTCGATGAGGGCGTCCTCTACGTCGACCAAGGACAGGTCCTCACCTCTGCGGGAGTGGCAGCCGGACTCGACCTGTGTCTCTACATGGTGCGCAAGGACTTGGGCGCGAAAGCCGCGAACGACATCGCGCGACGCCTGGTCACAGCACCGCGCCGACCCGGGGGTCAGTCCCAGTACGTGCCGACGGCCAGCCCCGTCGAGATCGCCGATGCCTCGCTGGACCCCGTCAAGGCGTGGGCACGCGAGCACCTCGCCGAACGGCTCACGCTGCCTCAGCTGGCCGCGCGCGCGAATCTGTCGACCCGAACATTCGAGCGGCGCTTCATCAAGGAAACCGGGACGACTCCGCACCGTTGGCTTCAGCGGGTGAGACTCGACGAAGCCCGGGCGCTCCTGGAGGATAGCGAGCTCTCGGTCGACCAGATCGCGGACCGGGTCGGCCTCGGATCCGGATCGAACCTCCGGCTGCAGTTCCGCAGCTCGTTCGGCACCACCCCCACCGCGTATCGCCGAACGTTCACGACCGCTCTGCGAGCGGCCGAACCCGGCATGACGTCACTCGCCTGA
- a CDS encoding MFS transporter yields MKHPSRNRAVAYVVSTVAFLVVMAASGAPSVLLAAYQRQWHFPDAALTVAFAIYALALVVALLFCGSLSDHIGRRPVAVGSLLLTALSMVLFLCAGDVTVLILARGVQGVATGLATVAFSAWITELASPRRRKQAETLVAVSTAGGLGVGVVVAGAVSQFAAHPEALIFGTSLVAVLVAAALLLIAPESVAPRGGIAASLLPRLTLERHVAKRMARLAPAVVGIWMSAGLILGLGASLSRAALHLGDGFLAAVVVATQPLTATVCSLLLAPRLRPRPLLALGSSAVLVGVAAEGCAFVTGVAVLEIVGAFITGLGFGAVLTAVLVDMVPRVDVNDRGAFFAVFYLVGYLPYGCSAIAAGLLSDTIGLARAAAVYAAAIIVVILLALVLNPMKSSRTRADAQASRAHRGIEST; encoded by the coding sequence ATGAAACACCCTTCCCGTAACCGCGCGGTCGCCTATGTCGTCTCGACCGTCGCCTTCCTGGTGGTGATGGCCGCCTCGGGTGCCCCGAGCGTTCTGCTCGCGGCGTACCAGCGGCAGTGGCACTTCCCCGACGCGGCCCTCACCGTCGCCTTCGCGATCTACGCGCTCGCGCTCGTCGTCGCACTGTTGTTCTGTGGTTCGCTCTCTGATCACATCGGGCGGCGACCGGTAGCTGTCGGCTCCCTCTTGCTCACGGCGTTGTCGATGGTGCTGTTCCTCTGCGCCGGGGACGTGACCGTCCTGATCCTGGCCAGGGGCGTTCAGGGAGTCGCGACGGGTCTCGCCACGGTTGCATTCAGCGCTTGGATCACCGAGCTGGCCTCCCCGCGCCGACGAAAGCAAGCGGAGACCCTGGTTGCCGTGTCCACAGCCGGCGGTCTGGGTGTCGGGGTCGTCGTGGCCGGAGCTGTATCGCAGTTCGCCGCGCATCCTGAGGCCCTGATCTTCGGGACCAGCCTCGTGGCAGTGCTCGTCGCGGCGGCCCTTCTCTTGATTGCACCGGAATCGGTGGCACCTCGCGGCGGGATCGCCGCCTCCCTGCTGCCTCGGCTCACCCTCGAACGCCACGTCGCCAAGAGGATGGCGCGGCTCGCGCCGGCGGTCGTCGGCATCTGGATGTCGGCGGGGTTGATCCTCGGCCTGGGGGCATCGCTCTCCCGAGCGGCTCTGCATCTCGGGGATGGCTTCCTCGCCGCCGTGGTGGTCGCAACGCAGCCGCTGACGGCGACCGTGTGCTCTCTGCTCCTTGCTCCCCGACTGCGCCCGCGGCCGTTGCTGGCGCTGGGTTCGAGCGCCGTCCTGGTCGGTGTCGCCGCTGAGGGCTGCGCGTTCGTCACCGGAGTCGCGGTGCTCGAGATCGTCGGCGCATTCATCACAGGCCTGGGGTTCGGCGCCGTGCTCACAGCCGTTCTCGTCGACATGGTGCCCCGCGTCGACGTCAACGACCGCGGGGCGTTCTTCGCGGTGTTCTATCTCGTCGGCTATCTGCCCTACGGCTGCTCGGCGATCGCGGCGGGGCTCCTCAGCGACACGATCGGGCTCGCTCGTGCGGCCGCGGTCTACGCGGCGGCGATCATCGTGGTCATCCTGCTGGCCCTCGTTCTGAATCCGATGAAGTCGAGCCGGACACGGGCGGACGCCCAAGCGAGCCGGGCGCATCGCGGCATCGAATCGACCTGA
- a CDS encoding oxidoreductase, which produces MNKKNWLITGVSTGLGRAIASAALAAGHTVVGTVRSDADRLSFERLDDRRAHARILDVRDEEATSQLVEEIERNVGPLDVVVANAGYGLEGTFEETPLTEVRRQFEVNVFGAMSTLQAVLPSMRRRRSGHLMAVTSMGGLMAVPGMSAYCGSKFALEGVLEALGKEVAQFGLHVTAIEPGSFRTDWAGRSMTRVERTIDDYDELFAPIRAARLKASGNQLGNPVKAGEAVVRIASVEHPPAHLVLGSDALRLVSAARSAVDSDIKTWEHLSRTTDFAEGAQL; this is translated from the coding sequence ATGAACAAGAAGAATTGGTTGATCACCGGGGTGAGCACGGGGCTCGGCCGCGCTATCGCGAGCGCGGCGCTTGCGGCTGGTCACACTGTTGTCGGCACGGTCCGCTCGGATGCGGATCGTCTCAGCTTCGAACGGCTCGACGACCGACGGGCTCACGCGCGCATCCTGGACGTCCGGGACGAGGAGGCGACCTCGCAGCTGGTGGAGGAGATCGAGCGCAACGTCGGCCCTCTGGATGTGGTGGTGGCCAACGCCGGTTACGGCTTGGAAGGGACTTTCGAAGAGACTCCGCTGACCGAGGTGCGCCGCCAGTTCGAGGTCAACGTCTTCGGGGCGATGTCCACGCTGCAGGCGGTTCTGCCTTCCATGCGCCGGCGGCGGAGCGGGCACCTCATGGCGGTCACCTCGATGGGTGGGCTCATGGCCGTTCCGGGCATGTCGGCATACTGCGGCAGCAAATTCGCGCTGGAAGGAGTTCTGGAGGCTCTGGGCAAAGAGGTCGCGCAGTTCGGCCTGCACGTCACCGCGATCGAGCCGGGATCCTTCCGGACGGACTGGGCCGGCCGGTCGATGACGCGTGTCGAGCGCACGATCGACGACTACGACGAGCTGTTCGCCCCCATTCGCGCGGCGCGTCTCAAGGCGAGCGGCAACCAGCTGGGCAACCCTGTCAAAGCGGGAGAAGCCGTGGTCCGGATCGCCTCGGTCGAACATCCGCCCGCGCATCTCGTCCTCGGTTCAGACGCGCTGCGACTCGTGTCGGCAGCGCGATCGGCGGTGGATAGCGACATCAAGACGTGGGAGCACCTCTCGCGCACCACGGACTTCGCCGAGGGGGCGCAGCTCTGA